Below is a genomic region from Bacillus mycoides.
CAATATATACAGGAACTAGGCCTGTAATCCAAGTCTTTACTCAGTATGAATGTAGTGAGTATGGAAATGATTTTTATGAACTCATCAAAGATCTTTTGCAAGACATAGGTCTGGAGTTAAAGATTTATATAAATCATAGTAAGTTAATGTACATTTGAAAGATTACTATAAAGCTAGACTTTTAATGATAAAGGTGGGATATAAGCTATGAATAAAACGATTCTCTTTACTGGGGGCGGTACAGCCGGACACGTAATGATTAATATGGTATTGATTCCTAAATTTATAGAAAAAGGATGGGGAGTTGAGTATATTGGATCTCAAAATGGAATTGAAAAATTATTAGTTCAAAATGTTAAGTACAATAGTATTTCAACGGGGAAGCTCCGGAGATATTGGGATTGGGAGAACTTTAAAGATCCTTTTAAAATTATAAAAGGCTGCTTACAAAGTTATAAATTAATTAAGAAAATAAAGCCTGACGTTATCTTTTCTGCAGGAGGATTTGTTTCAGTTCCTGTAGTTGTAGGGGCATGGTTAAATAGTGTACCTATCGTAATACGTGAACCAGATAGCACGTTAGGACTTGCAAATAAAATAGCATTACCTTTTGCTACAAAACTATGCACAACATTTCCTCATACAGGGAAGAATGTAAGTAATGAGAAAAAGGTTTATGTAGGACCAATTGTAAGGGAAGAAATTGAGAGAGGTAACGTATTACGAGGAAGAAGGTATTGTGAATTTCAGCAAGATAAGCCAGTATTGTTAATAATGGGTGGGAGTCAAGGTGCTAAGTGGATAAATGATATGGTAAGGAAAAGTTTAGATACATTATTATTAAGTTTTAATATTGTTCATATGTGTGGTAAAGGGAAGGTGGATCCTTCTATCGGAATGGAAGGTTATATGCAATTTGAATATATAGGAGAAGAGTTGCCACATATACTGAATATGGCAAGTGTTGTAGTTTCCAGAGCGGGTTCTACTGCTATTTCTGAATTGTTATTTTTGAAGAAACCGATGTTGCTTATTCCGTTAACTAATGGTTCCAGTAGAGGGGATCAAGTTTTAAATGCTGACTATTTTTCTAGGCAAGGGTATGCGGAAGTATTACTTCAAGATAGAATAAGCACCAGTACATTTACAGATGTGGTAAATAAGTTGTATGTAAATAAGGAGAGATATATTCAAAACATGAATGGATTTAAGAAAACAAATGAGGAGGGAATTCATCAATTAATAGATTTAATAAATGAAGTAGTTAAATAATAAAAAAAGGAAAGAAAATAATTTCTTTCCTTTTTACTATAGTTGTTCAAATTCATTATTACCTATAACGATTACATTCAGTATAGAGTTATATGCATTTTGATTTACTATGGACGAATACCGTTTTCTAACAGCTTAGTAAATGCATTGGCATAAATAGGTTTACTGTAATAGTAACCTTGAATAAACTGACATTTATTTTTTTGAAGGAAATTTACGTGTTCTTTCGTTTCTACGCCTTCAGCAATGACGGACATTCCTAATGTATTTGCTAATGTGATGATTGTTTTAATGATTTCCATTCCATCTTCACACGTTTCAGACATTGTAATAAATTCTCTTGGGATTTTTAACGTATCGATTGGATATAAAGGTAAGTAGGCTAGGGAAGAATAGCCTGTACCAAAGTCGTCGATTGAAATGTGAATCCCTAAACTTTTTAGTGTACGCAGTTTTATCAATGTTTCTCTCTCATCCATCATTGCAATTCGTTCTGTTAATTCTAGATCAAGGGAACTTGCTGGTAAGCCTGTAGTTGCTAAAGTAGAAGAAATAGATTTTACAAATCCTTCTTGTTCAAATTCTTTAGCAGATAAATTTACCCCTATTTTTAAATGCGAATATCCGAGTGCGTGCCAACGTTTCATTTGCTCACAAGCCTGCTGTAATGTCCATTTTCCTATTGGAATAATTTGTAGTGTTTCTTCTGCAATCGGAATAAACTCGTATGGAGAAATAACACCTAATTCAGGATGATTCCACCTGATTAAAGCTTCTGCACCGATAATTTTATTAGATTCACTATCAACTTGAGGTTGATACAAAAGGAACAATTCTTCATTTTGTATTGCGTTTGGTAAATCTTTTTCTAATCGTAATCGTCTTTCGATTTTTTTAGCGATTACATCGTCATAAATAGAGACAGAGTTAAGCTCTTTTGCCTTTGCATCATACATTGCAACATTAGCGTTTTTCAGAAGTGTAGCGGTATCGATTCCGGAATGTGGATAAATGGAGATACCGATACTCAGTGATAAAGTTAATTTATGCTCATGTATGACAAACGGCTTTTCCATGCTTTCAAATAATTGGTTACATAACTCGAATAAGGAATCTTCGTCAGTATAGTTTTCAATTAAGATTGTAAACTCATCACCACCGATTCTTGACAGATGAGTATGTGATGGAAGACATGATTGGAATCGCTTTGCTACTTCTTCTAATATGTAATCACCTGACGAATGTCCAAGTGTATCGTTAATTACTTTAAAGCGATCTAAATCTAAATATAATAATGCAAACTCACTTTGTGTTGTTTGAGCATTTTTTATAAATTTTCTTAGCTTCCTATGGAAAAAGGATCGATTCCCAATTTTCGTTACAGTATCGTGGAATGCTAAATATTTTATTTCTTCTTGTTGTTTTTTTAGTGCGGTAATATCCTTTACCATAATATAGCTTCCTGAAATTTGTCCATCTATCATAATAGGAACGATGGTAACGTATAAAAAATAAGTAAAGCCATCTTTATATTGAGAACTAAGTTGTAAGGATGCTGATTCTTGTTGTTTAACTTTTTCTAATGCAGATATCAGTTTATGTTTATCTGCATCTAAAATAATAGAAAAACATGTCTCACCAAGTAACTCGTTCGTTGGTGCTCCAAGTAGTATACTTCCTGCTTTATTTACATTTAAGAATATTCCATTTAAATCAATCGTAAAAATGGGATCAGGATGATATTCATATAATGATTTGAATTTTTGTTGTTTCTGAGATAGGGCCTCTGATTTATGGACTAAATCAGAAGTTCTTAAAGTAACTTTTTCTTCTAGTTGAGCATTAAATACTTGTAAACGTTTTGTTAGGGTGTCGTTTTGCATACGCACAATAGAATGGCGAATAAGTACGAAAACAAAAGCGATACAATTTCCTGTAATGAGAGTTGAAGACGATGTTTGTTCTTTTAATGTAAACCCGATTAGTATTGCAACAGCAAGATAGGGAAATACGACTAAAACTTTCTTTCCTAGTATAGGGTTTACAATGAAATAATTTTTATGGCTATTATCATCTTCTGAAATAGACCCAGCTATTGCGATAAGCAATATAGGTATTCTATATAAAAGACGTAAAAATGTTATAGTGTCAGTTGATAAATGGGTATTTAAGTAAAAATAAATATAGTTAAAAGTTGCAGAACTAATTAATACAAAAATAAAGATATAAATTTTCCGCTTGGACTTAAAAATTGTTGGGCGGAAAAAGAGACTAACACCTAGTAGAAGAAATAATAGATCTGCAATTGGATATAGAAATGAAAGGAAAATATCTGCGAGTGAAAGTGAGAATATATTTAAATTTGGCTGATTAAATAAATACCATTCTAATGTGAATATGGAAGTAAGTACTATACATATATCACAAATAAAGAAAGCTTTTTCCCATTTATTGCATTCTTTTAAGATCTTATAGCAAAAAGCGATAAGGCAGAAGAATAGAAAAAACATGTAAAATACATCAGAAATAGTAAAATGATGTATTGGAAGTTCGAAAAAGGTATCTTGATACGTATATACTACTTTTCCTAATAAAAAACTACCAATTGCAATTGTAATACATATCCAAAAAGGATTTGAACTAACTTTTTTAGAGTATATAGAGTAAATTAGCGATATAAATGTAATGACTTCAACGATGAGTGAAGCGAAGCGTACATTGAAATTTGAAAAATTAGTAGGGAACAGAAAGAAAAACATAAAATAGATTGAATAGCATATTAATGTTGTGATTAATATACATATCTGTAAATTTTTATTTAATTTCAAAAAAATCACCTTCTTTAAGTATGTACTATATTCGTAATATCTATATGTAATAATATTGCTTAAGGATTGTATCAGATTTCCTTATAAAAAGCATGCTTATAAGGAAAAAAACAAGAGTGCAATAATTCTTGAAAATGAAAAAACACTACATTTAATGATTTTTAGTGTATCAAGATTTTAGATGGGAATTGTATATTTAGTCATCCAGTATATTTTAAAGGTTTTTTAGTGCTTTGCAAGTGGAGATGCAAATTTGCATATAAAATGATGGGATTTTCTTTCTAGGTGAGTTTTTGATTGTTATAGGCTAGTAAGGAACACCTTTGTATGTATCTATTTTCATACTAATGAGGGATTTCAAAAATGTTTTAAGAATATACAATAAAATATAGTCATTCATTACGTTTTTAGTATGGGAGGAAAAGCATGAAAAATTGGGTGAAGTTTCGAATAGCACGTCCAACAGATAAGTTTGAAGAGGTTATAGCATTCTATGAAAAAGGATTAGGTTTAAAGCGTATAGGTGAATTTTACGGTCATGAAGGTTACGATGGCGTCATGTTTGGACTACCAGATGAAGAATATCATTTAGAATTTACAAGATATATAGATGGGAGCCCATGTCCAGCTCCAACAAAAGATAACTTACTTGTATTTTACATGCGAGAAGATAGTGAAATGAAAAAAGTGAGTAAAAGGCTGCATACAATGGGGTATGGTGAAGTAGAACCAGAAAATCCGTATTGGAAAGAAAAGGGGATAACGATAGAAGATCCGGATGGTTGGAGAATTGTATTGATGAAAATAGAAGAATGAGGTGTGGCGAAACTAGAGGAGAAAGACGTTTCGAGTTTTGATAGTGTAAAAGAAAATATATATAAGCTTCCTTGAAGGGGATAAAATCAAGGGGAAGCTTTTTTGTGAATTTATCTGAAAATTAACATTTGATAATTTGTTCTGGAAAGATATGAAATAAGAACGTATATTCTTATGGGTTGATAGTCATGTCTTTAAAGAGGGATATAGAAAAGGGAGGAATTATGAATACATATATCTATATGGTTAGGCATGGTGAATCGCCAAAATTAGAAGGAAATGAAAGAACACGTGGATTAACTGAGAAGGGAATTTTAGATGCTCAAAGAATAACTGAGATATTAGAAACAGAGGGAATTAATACTTTCATTTCAAGTCCGTATAAGAGGGCTATGTTAACGATAGAAGAGTCAGCGAATCTCCATGAAAAAGAAATGTTAGTATATGAAGGTCTTAAAGAGTGTAAGTTTTCAAAAGAAAATAAAATTATATCGGATAAGGAAGTGTACCCACTTGTAAAGGAGATGTTTTTTAATCCAGAATATGCACTGACGGATGGAGAGTCATATGCGGATTGTCAGCGAAGAGTAGTGAGAGTGTTAAAAGAAATATTAATGAATTTTCAAGGACATAAAATTGTAATTGGTACACATGGGCTTGTAATGACACTAATGATGAACTATTTTGATAATCAATATGGACTTGAATTTTTAATGAATACATCCAAACCGGATATATATAAGCTAGAATTTAAAGAAGAGCAATTAATGAATGTAGAGAGATTATGGAGAGAAGAATGAAATGGGGTATATGGAGTGTGTTTTAAAAATTACTTTTAAAACACACTCTTTTGCATTAAGTTGAGTTTTAAATATTTTTACTAATACGTTCTTTGTTTTTGTTATTTAAAGTATGTAAGAGTTTTTGAAATACCTTAAATGAATGCTGGAATATTGGACTTTGAATAAAAGTGTATAGAAAAGTTACGATAAAAACAGGACCTCCTAGCATGTATCCAATGACTAGTACAAAGCATTCTACAATAATTCGAGCACGGCTAATAGATAACCCAGTTTTGTCAGAAATGGTAAGCATGAATCCATCGCGGGGTCCAGCACCAATGCCAGCCGCAACGTACATGCCGCCCCCAATGCCTGTAATTGCAATACCAGAAAATAAAATGAGTAAGTTTATCCATAAATAATCACTAGCGTTTGGAAGGATTTTTGATTGTAAGAAAAAGTCCATAATAGGACCGATAAGTAGTGCATTTAAAAATGTGCCCACGTTTATATATTTTCGATCTACTAGTAAAGAGATAAGAACGAGACATAATCCACATATGACACTCCAAGTGCCAATTGTCCACCCAAATCGTTGGTAGAGAGCCATATTTAAAACTTCCCAAGGGTGTAAACCGAGGAATTTAACTTTGACTGCGAGAGCATTTCCAAGTCCAAAAAAAATTAATCCTAGGAAAAAAAGAAAATAGCGAAAGAGAGTTAGCCTCATCTTTAAAACCTCCCAATATATAATGATGTATATTATATGTTTGAATTTAAATGTACAAATGTTATGTCTTTTTATGATTTATTAAAAATGTAAATGGATATATATTTTCACAGTCAAAAAAGTTAAAATATTTCGTTATAAGGATTATAATAGAGAGAGAACTATAAAAGGAGTGAACGAATTTGAAACAAGAACTTATTGAAAGATTTACGAGATATGTAAAGATTGATACACAATCAAATGAAGAAAGTCATACAGTGCCTACAACACCAGGGCAAATTGAGTTTGGTAAGTTATTAGTGGAAGAGTTGAAAGAGATTGGGTTATCAGAAGTGACGATGGATGAAAATGGTTACGTAATGGCAACACTGCCTGCTAATACAGATAAGGATGTTCCTGTAATCGGCTTTTTAGCTCATTTAGACACAGCAACAGATTTTACAGGGGAAAACGTAAAACCACAAATTCATGAAAATTTTGATGGTAATGCGATTACGTTAAATGAAGAATTAAATGTTGTGTTAACACCTGAACAGTTCCCGGAATTACCATCATATAAAGGACATACAATTATTACAACTGATGGTACAACACTTCTTGGAGCAGATGATAAAGCTGGTCTTACAGAAATCATGGTCGCAATGAATTATTTAATACATAATCCGCAAATTAAGCATGGAAAAATAAGAGTAGCATTTACACCGGATGAAGAAATTGGCCGTGGACCATCGCATTTTGATGTAGAAGCGTTTGGTGCATCGTTTGCTTATACAATGGACGGAGGTCCATTAGGTGGTTTAGAATATGAGAGTTTTAACGCTGCAAGTGCCAAATTAACTTTTAGAGGGACAAATACACATCCTGGAACAGCGAAAAACAAAATGCGTAACGCAAGTAAACTCGCTATGGAATTCGATAGACAGTTACCAGTAGAAGAGGCGCCAGAATATACAGAGGGATATGAAGGGTTTTATCATTTACTCTCTTTAAATGGTGATGTCGAGCAAAGTAAAGCTTACTATATTATTCGAGATTTTGATCGTAATCATTTTGAAGCGCGTAAAAATAATATTAAAGATATTGTGAAAAACATGCAAGAGAAGTACGGCGAAGATGCAATCGTTTTAGAGATGAATGATCAGTATTATAATATGCTTGAAAAAATTGAACCGGTGAGAGAAATTGTTGATATTGCGTATGAGGCAATGAAAAGTTTAAATATTGAA
It encodes:
- a CDS encoding putative bifunctional diguanylate cyclase/phosphodiesterase — its product is MKLNKNLQICILITTLICYSIYFMFFFLFPTNFSNFNVRFASLIVEVITFISLIYSIYSKKVSSNPFWICITIAIGSFLLGKVVYTYQDTFFELPIHHFTISDVFYMFFLFFCLIAFCYKILKECNKWEKAFFICDICIVLTSIFTLEWYLFNQPNLNIFSLSLADIFLSFLYPIADLLFLLLGVSLFFRPTIFKSKRKIYIFIFVLISSATFNYIYFYLNTHLSTDTITFLRLLYRIPILLIAIAGSISEDDNSHKNYFIVNPILGKKVLVVFPYLAVAILIGFTLKEQTSSSTLITGNCIAFVFVLIRHSIVRMQNDTLTKRLQVFNAQLEEKVTLRTSDLVHKSEALSQKQQKFKSLYEYHPDPIFTIDLNGIFLNVNKAGSILLGAPTNELLGETCFSIILDADKHKLISALEKVKQQESASLQLSSQYKDGFTYFLYVTIVPIMIDGQISGSYIMVKDITALKKQQEEIKYLAFHDTVTKIGNRSFFHRKLRKFIKNAQTTQSEFALLYLDLDRFKVINDTLGHSSGDYILEEVAKRFQSCLPSHTHLSRIGGDEFTILIENYTDEDSLFELCNQLFESMEKPFVIHEHKLTLSLSIGISIYPHSGIDTATLLKNANVAMYDAKAKELNSVSIYDDVIAKKIERRLRLEKDLPNAIQNEELFLLYQPQVDSESNKIIGAEALIRWNHPELGVISPYEFIPIAEETLQIIPIGKWTLQQACEQMKRWHALGYSHLKIGVNLSAKEFEQEGFVKSISSTLATTGLPASSLDLELTERIAMMDERETLIKLRTLKSLGIHISIDDFGTGYSSLAYLPLYPIDTLKIPREFITMSETCEDGMEIIKTIITLANTLGMSVIAEGVETKEHVNFLQKNKCQFIQGYYYSKPIYANAFTKLLENGIRP
- a CDS encoding undecaprenyldiphospho-muramoylpentapeptide beta-N-acetylglucosaminyltransferase, which produces MNKTILFTGGGTAGHVMINMVLIPKFIEKGWGVEYIGSQNGIEKLLVQNVKYNSISTGKLRRYWDWENFKDPFKIIKGCLQSYKLIKKIKPDVIFSAGGFVSVPVVVGAWLNSVPIVIREPDSTLGLANKIALPFATKLCTTFPHTGKNVSNEKKVYVGPIVREEIERGNVLRGRRYCEFQQDKPVLLIMGGSQGAKWINDMVRKSLDTLLLSFNIVHMCGKGKVDPSIGMEGYMQFEYIGEELPHILNMASVVVSRAGSTAISELLFLKKPMLLIPLTNGSSRGDQVLNADYFSRQGYAEVLLQDRISTSTFTDVVNKLYVNKERYIQNMNGFKKTNEEGIHQLIDLINEVVK
- a CDS encoding VOC family protein, producing MKNWVKFRIARPTDKFEEVIAFYEKGLGLKRIGEFYGHEGYDGVMFGLPDEEYHLEFTRYIDGSPCPAPTKDNLLVFYMREDSEMKKVSKRLHTMGYGEVEPENPYWKEKGITIEDPDGWRIVLMKIEE
- the pepT gene encoding peptidase T, with protein sequence MKQELIERFTRYVKIDTQSNEESHTVPTTPGQIEFGKLLVEELKEIGLSEVTMDENGYVMATLPANTDKDVPVIGFLAHLDTATDFTGENVKPQIHENFDGNAITLNEELNVVLTPEQFPELPSYKGHTIITTDGTTLLGADDKAGLTEIMVAMNYLIHNPQIKHGKIRVAFTPDEEIGRGPSHFDVEAFGASFAYTMDGGPLGGLEYESFNAASAKLTFRGTNTHPGTAKNKMRNASKLAMEFDRQLPVEEAPEYTEGYEGFYHLLSLNGDVEQSKAYYIIRDFDRNHFEARKNNIKDIVKNMQEKYGEDAIVLEMNDQYYNMLEKIEPVREIVDIAYEAMKSLNIEPNIHPIRGGTDGSQLSYMGLPTPNIFTGGENYHGKFEYVSVDTMEKAVQVIVEIARRFEEQA
- a CDS encoding histidine phosphatase family protein, with protein sequence MNTYIYMVRHGESPKLEGNERTRGLTEKGILDAQRITEILETEGINTFISSPYKRAMLTIEESANLHEKEMLVYEGLKECKFSKENKIISDKEVYPLVKEMFFNPEYALTDGESYADCQRRVVRVLKEILMNFQGHKIVIGTHGLVMTLMMNYFDNQYGLEFLMNTSKPDIYKLEFKEEQLMNVERLWREE
- a CDS encoding YczE/YyaS/YitT family protein, encoding MRLTLFRYFLFFLGLIFFGLGNALAVKVKFLGLHPWEVLNMALYQRFGWTIGTWSVICGLCLVLISLLVDRKYINVGTFLNALLIGPIMDFFLQSKILPNASDYLWINLLILFSGIAITGIGGGMYVAAGIGAGPRDGFMLTISDKTGLSISRARIIVECFVLVIGYMLGGPVFIVTFLYTFIQSPIFQHSFKVFQKLLHTLNNKNKERISKNI